The genome window CCTGAAGGCAGATAATACAGCCAGCTGAAGCCTATTAAAAACAGCACCAAAGAAGCAACAAATGCCGGAATTAAAATTTCTTTATTATTTTCCAAAGCATTGTTCAGCGAGGCATACAACAGCCAAATCTGGATTGTGACATTCAAAATTAATATGAATATCAAAGTTGAAAGTATGTTGTTCAGTTTATTTGGGTTCGCTTGATTCTGACTTGTTCTAAAAGTACTCATGGCTATTGGGTTTTGGCAAAACATTTTATTTTTTTACCATTAAAGAATTAAGCAAAGTTAAGTTTTAGCTTAATGATTCTTAATTTCTTAATGGTTCATAATTTTTAAACTTCGTGTTCTTCCTGATGGGAAGCTTTTACATAAATATCATTTTCTTTAAAAAAAACTTCCAGGCTTGGCAATGCTCTTGGTGGCGGCCCGCCCAAAACATCTCCTGTTTTAGCATCAAATGAGCCTTCATGACAAGGACAATGAATAATTCCAGTGCCTGGTTTGTAAAATACGGAACATGATAAGTGTGTACATTTTTGCTCATAGGCCTTGAAGTCGCCATTTTCCAGATGAATCAGAATATAAGGAATAGTGCTTCCCTCGATCACAAAACCGCGGGTTCCGCCTACTGGAACTTCATCTTTCCTGCATACAAAATGCTCGCCCTCGACTTCTTCTTTCGGAAGCAGATAGGCTTTGGCGGCAACGAGTCCGCTGCCTACCATCAGTCCGCCCGAAACCAGAGTCAGGAACTTGGCAAAATCACGACGGCTTACATTAGTCGCCTGTTGTTTGAGTACTGGAAAATCTTTCTTCCAGTTTTTATTTAAATTATCTTCTTTTGACATTTTTATATGGTGTGAAAAGTTTAAAGGTTTAAGAGTTTAATGTTTGACATTCTTAATTCCTAGTATATAATTAACTCATTGCTTCCTTTCGGCATCATGATGTTGACTTTGGTATTGACAATTTCTTTTCCAAAAATAAAAGTATTAACCGGTGTACTGTTAGGACGCATTTCCTCGATTTCGGTTCTTGTACCAAAAAACAAGGCACCACTTGGACAAACCGTTGCACACATTGGTTTTTTGCCAATGCTGGTTCTGTCGTAACACATTGTACACTTCATCATCAAATCATAGGACTCTTCTTTTTTTGGCACACCAAAAGGACAGGCCAAGACACAATTCGAACAACCAATACATCTTTCAGTATTTGCGGTATGCACGATTCCGTGCTCGTCTTTGGAAATCGCATCGGCGGGACATACATTCGCACATACGGGATCGTCGCAGTGCATACACACCTGAACGGTCGTCTGCACCGTTGAAGCCCTATCTACATAATTGACGCTGATTAAAGATTCCTGACCGTTAGTCTCACATTCGGCGCAAGCCATTTCACAGGCTTTACAGCCAATGCAGCGCTGCATATCTACAAAAAATTCCTCGTTTTTATTGAAACTCGTATAATTCATTTTTCCTTTTTATAGATTAAATACTTGCATACGCCGTTGATTCTTTAGACGGAGGCGCAATTTCCTTAAGCGGTTCCAAGTGACAGGCACATACTTTAAACTCCGGTATTTTGGAAATAGGATCCAATGTTCCCGGCGTTAACTGATTGGCCGATTTTTTACCCGACCAGTGGTACGGTATAAAAACGGTATCCTCCCGAATGGTTTCCACAATATTCGCGGGAAAAATCCCTTCTCCTCTTCGGGTGGAAACCTTTATTAATTCTCTTTGTTTGATTCCGTATTGCTGTGCCAGTTTAGGGTGAATTTCCAATAACGGTTCAGGATATTGGTCAACCAGCTTGCCTATTCTTCGTGTTTGTGTACCGCTCAAATATTGTGATACGACACGGCCCGTTGTCAAAATCACGGGATAATCCGCATCGGTCACTTCGCCCGGAAGCTTGTAAGGCGCAGGATTAAAATGTGCTTTCCCGTCAGGAGTCTTAAACTTTCTGTCTTCCCATAACCTTGGCGTTCCCGGATGGTCTTCACTTGGACATGGCCAAAACATTCCCATATTATCCTCAATTCGCTTATAGGTGATTCCGTAGTAATCTGCCGTTCCGCCTTTAGAAGCCACGCGCAATTCGTTGAAAATAGCTTCACTATTTTCATATGTAAATTTATCCTTCACACCCAAACGCTTGGCCAATTCCAAAATAATCGAAGTATCGGTTCTTGCCATTCCCGGAGGCGTTACCGCCTGACGAATTCGAATCACTCGACCCTCTGCCGATGTGGTGGTACCTTCCTCTTCTTCCTGCAAAGAACCAGCCAATACAATATCGGCATGGCGTGCGGTTTCATTCAGGAAAAAGTCTATACATACATAATATTCCAGTTTTTCCAAAGCCTCACGAACATAATTACTGTTCGGTAAAGACACTAACGGATTGAAACAAATAGAAATCAATCCCTTAATTTCCCCACGGTGAATAGCTTCGATTATTTCGTAGGCCGAAAGCCCTTTCCCCGGCAAATCTTTCTCGTTGATTCCCCAAACTTCCGAAATATACTTACGGTGTTCAGGATTTTCAATATCCCTGTTTCCGGGTAACTGATCACATTTATGACCGTGTTCCCTACCGCCCTGACCATTTCCCTGGCCGGTAATCGTTGCGTAACCGCAATACGGCTTTCCTATTCTTCCGGTTGCCAATACCAAATTGATACAACCCAAAACATTGTCCACTCCTTTTGAGTGGTGCTCAATTCCGCGGGCGTGAAGCAAGAAACTCGTTTTGGCTCTGCCCCATAATTCGGCTGTTTCGCGTATTTTATTTTTGTCAATTCCGGTCACTTCCTCTGCCCATTCCAAGGTGTAATCCTTAACGGCATCAATCGTTTCCTGAAATCCTGAAGTATAATTATCTATAAAATCATGATCCAGCATATCGTGATCCACTAGGTATTTCAAAATCGCGCCATACAAAGCTGAATCAGTCCCAGGACGTACGTCCAAATGAATATCGGCAGTTCGCGCCAGCGGAATCATCCTTGGATCCACCACAATAATTTTGGCACCGCGGTCACGGGCTTTCCAAATCCAGTGCGTCAACGTTGG of Flavobacterium marginilacus contains these proteins:
- a CDS encoding DUF6755 family protein; translation: MSTFRTSQNQANPNKLNNILSTLIFILILNVTIQIWLLYASLNNALENNKEILIPAFVASLVLFLIGFSWLYYLPSGNKPQQK
- a CDS encoding Rieske (2Fe-2S) protein — protein: MSKEDNLNKNWKKDFPVLKQQATNVSRRDFAKFLTLVSGGLMVGSGLVAAKAYLLPKEEVEGEHFVCRKDEVPVGGTRGFVIEGSTIPYILIHLENGDFKAYEQKCTHLSCSVFYKPGTGIIHCPCHEGSFDAKTGDVLGGPPPRALPSLEVFFKENDIYVKASHQEEHEV
- a CDS encoding 4Fe-4S dicluster domain-containing protein, yielding MNYTSFNKNEEFFVDMQRCIGCKACEMACAECETNGQESLISVNYVDRASTVQTTVQVCMHCDDPVCANVCPADAISKDEHGIVHTANTERCIGCSNCVLACPFGVPKKEESYDLMMKCTMCYDRTSIGKKPMCATVCPSGALFFGTRTEIEEMRPNSTPVNTFIFGKEIVNTKVNIMMPKGSNELIIY
- a CDS encoding molybdopterin oxidoreductase family protein; amino-acid sequence: MAKLPVAEENIVKHFGPTLNYAPKDGYVGRDEPDEAVKTHCCFCGMQCGIQLLVKDNTVVGFEPWMEFPFNEGRLCPKGVQRYLQNNHPDRLMSPLKNVPGQGFAPISWDDAMDKTVSEIKRIQEKYGNDAFSMLSGVSLTNEKSYLVGKFARVALKTKNLDYNGRLCMVSAGAGNKKAFGLDRGSNNYSDLEYAEVIIVAGANISETFPTLTHWIWKARDRGAKIIVVDPRMIPLARTADIHLDVRPGTDSALYGAILKYLVDHDMLDHDFIDNYTSGFQETIDAVKDYTLEWAEEVTGIDKNKIRETAELWGRAKTSFLLHARGIEHHSKGVDNVLGCINLVLATGRIGKPYCGYATITGQGNGQGGREHGHKCDQLPGNRDIENPEHRKYISEVWGINEKDLPGKGLSAYEIIEAIHRGEIKGLISICFNPLVSLPNSNYVREALEKLEYYVCIDFFLNETARHADIVLAGSLQEEEEGTTTSAEGRVIRIRQAVTPPGMARTDTSIILELAKRLGVKDKFTYENSEAIFNELRVASKGGTADYYGITYKRIEDNMGMFWPCPSEDHPGTPRLWEDRKFKTPDGKAHFNPAPYKLPGEVTDADYPVILTTGRVVSQYLSGTQTRRIGKLVDQYPEPLLEIHPKLAQQYGIKQRELIKVSTRRGEGIFPANIVETIREDTVFIPYHWSGKKSANQLTPGTLDPISKIPEFKVCACHLEPLKEIAPPSKESTAYASI